Proteins from a genomic interval of Medicago truncatula cultivar Jemalong A17 chromosome 3, MtrunA17r5.0-ANR, whole genome shotgun sequence:
- the LOC112420236 gene encoding bidirectional sugar transporter SWEET4: protein MVEAWECLAPDCTSGGNVIAGCMFLSPVPTFVGICKKGSVEQYSPVPYLATLMNCMVWTLYGLPMVHPHSFLVVTINGAGCVVEIIYITLFLIYSDRKKRLKVFLGLLLELIFIFLLSFVSLTMLHTVNKRSAVVGTICMLFNIGMYASPLSIMKLVIKTKSVEFMPFFLSLASFGNGVSWTIYALIPFDPFIAIPNGIGTMFAVVQLILYASYYKSTQEQIAARKNNGKGEMNLSEVVVGMSNATVQDNKKITAIDHSSPSAK from the exons GAAATGTCATCGCCGGCTGCATGTTCTTGTCTCCAGT GCCAACATTTGTTGGGATATGCAAGAAAGGATCAGTGGAACAATACTCACCCGTACCATACCTAGCCACGTTGATGAACTGCATGGTTTGGACTCTCTACGGGTTGCCAATGGTGCACCCTCACAGTTTCCTTGTGGTGACCATCAATGGTGCAGGATGTGTGGTTGAGATCATCTATATCACACTCTTTCTCATATATTCTGACCGTAAAAAGAGGCTCAAAGTCTTTCTTGGTTTACTATTGGAgcttattttcattttccttcTCTCATTTGTTTCATTGACTATGCTTCACACTGTTAACAAACGTTCTGCTGTTGTTGGGACCATATGCATGCTATTTAATATTGGCATGTATGCTTCACCTTTGTCTATTATG AAACTAGTGATCAAGACTAAAAGTGTTGAGTTCATGCCGTTTTTCCTATCTTTAGCTTCATTTGGCAATGGTGTTTCTTGGACCATTTATGCTCTCATTCCTTTTGACCCATTCATTGcg ATACCAAATGGGATTGGGACAATGTTTGCGGTGGTACAATTGATTCTATATGCATCATATTACAAGTCAACCCAAGAACAGATAGCAGCAAGGAAGAATAATGGAAAAGGAGAGATGAATCTGTCAGAAGTGGTAGTTGGCATGAGTAATGCTACTGTCCAAGACAACAAGAAGATAACTGCTATTGATCATTCTTCTCCAAGTGCCAAATGA
- the LOC25489610 gene encoding probable E3 ubiquitin-protein ligase RHA4A translates to MNVKKYDVMMSSVPQTASSPPTLPHMYSEELQLKLYQAFIFSIPILFSIILFLLFYLFYLKRRASSFSPHLLPRINIPPTTYRYYSSSSPRRLDLTVQFLDKLPRVLFDEDLQARDSLCCVCLGEFEVKEELLQIPYCKHVFHIDCIHHWLQSNSTCPLCRCSIIPTITKFLNPAPPINIIISDPPHQDAINLDSPLPNSSLPDQAGASSNIMSRE, encoded by the exons ATGAACGTAAAGAAATATGATGTGATGATGAGTAGTGTTCCACAAACTGCAAGTTCCCCTCCTACTCTTCCACATATGTATTCAGAAGAACTTCAACTTAAGCTTTACCAAGCTTTCATATTCTCAATTCCTATACTTTTTTCCATTATTCTCTTTCTCCTTTTTTACTTGTTCTATCTCAAGAGAAGagcttcttctttctctccacACTTGCTTCCAAGGATCAATATTCCTCCAACTACCTATCGTTATTATTCATCTTCCTCA CCTCGTCGATTGGATTTGACCGTGCAATTCTTGGACAAACTTCCTAGAGTTTTGTTTGATGAGGATTTACAAGCAAGGGATTCACT atgttgtgtttgtttgggAGAATTTGAGGTGAAGGAAGAGTTGCTACAGATTCCATATTGCAAACATGTGTTCCACATTGATTGCATACATCATTGGctacaatcaaattcaacttgtCCACTTTGTAGATGTTCCATCATTCCCACTATCACCAAATTCCTTAATCCTGCACCccctattaatattattatatcagACCCACCTCACCAAGATGCTATCAATTTGGATTCTCCATTACCAAATTCATCATTGCCAGATCAAGCTGGTGCTTCCTCAAATATCATGTCTAGGGAatga
- the LOC25489611 gene encoding triacylglycerol lipase 2, translating to MASRVLISLISLVLLCITTTQGRKTLYTTNDFSTFSPVTGDGICKTLVEPQGYPCEEHKVTTEDGYILSLQRIPTGRSDKKADKPPVLIQHGLFCDAAIWLFNSPEESLGFILADIGFDVWLVNGRGTKYSTMHTSLNPNEMAYWNWSWDELASYDLPASVQYVYNNTGKKIHYTGHSQGTLIAFVALSQGKLLNMLRSAALLSPIAHMNLVPPGITKVAADLFLANEVYWLGLREFIPNANAALKLVESICDSLSLNCANSLLPLFTGT from the exons ATGGCTAGCAGAGTATTAATTAGTCTTATCTCATTAGTCTTGCTTTGCATTACAACAACACAAGGAAGAAAAACACTTTACACAACCAATGATTTTTCAACATTCTCTCCAGTTACCGGTGATGGCATTTGCAAGACTTTGGTTGAGCCACAAGGTTACCCATGTGAAGAACATAAG GTTACAACTGAGGATGGCTACATCTTGAGCCTGCAGAGGATCCCAACAGGGCGGTCCGATAAGAAAGCGGACAAGCCACCTGTGTTAATCCAACATGGTCTCTTTTGT GATGCAGCAATATGGTTGTTCAATTCTCCAGAAGAATCATTAGGATTTATTTTAGCAGACATTGGATTTGATGTGTGGCTTGTCAATGGCCGCGGCACAAAATATAGCACCATGCACACATCACTAAATCCTAATGAAATG GCTTACTGGAATTGGTCATGGGATGAATTAGCAAGTTATGATCTCCCTGCTTCAGTTCAATATGTTTACAACAATACGGGTAAAAAAATTCACTATACAGGTCATTCTCAG GGAACTTTAATAGCTTTTGTTGCTTTATCTCAAGGGAAACTTCTGAATATGTTGAGATCAGCTGCATTACTTAGTCCAATTGCTCATATGAATCTAGTTCCTCCAGGGATAACAAAAGTTGCTGCTGACCTCTTTTTAGCTAAT GAAGTATATTGGTTAGGCCTTCGTGAATTCATTCCTAATGC GAATGCTGCACTAAAACTTGTGGAGAGCATTTGCGACAGTCTATCCCTCAATTGTGCAAACAGCCTATTGCCATTATTCACAGGTACTTAG
- the LOC25489613 gene encoding triacylglycerol lipase 2: MVSTHTVVVSLISIVLFYIAAAQGRKTLHTNNEFFASSPVTNNYDGICKTIVETQGYTCEEHTVTTDDGYILSLQRIPVGRSGKKADKPPVLIQHGIFSDAAVWLFNSPEESLGFILADIGFDVWLINGRGTKYSTNHTSLSPNDMAYWDWSWDELAGYDLPASAQYVYNHTGQKMHYVGHSQGTLIAFAAFSQGKLLNVFRSAALLSPIAHMTQIPSELTKIAAQLFLANDIYWLGLREFVPHADIGIKLLDGICTILSLNCTNRLLPLFTGPNCCINSSKVDSYLDHEPQPTATKNLIHFSQLIRKGQISKYDYVDEAQNLQHYGQRVPPTYDVTKIPSEFPLFLSYGGKDTLSDVQDVKVLFNELNNDHDASNRVVLFKDDYAHLDFILGDNAKQVVYDPMIAFFNAH, from the exons ATGGTTAGCACACACACAGTAGTAGTCAGTCTTATCTCAATAGTCTTGTTTTACATTGCAGCAGCCCAAGGAAGAAAAACACTTCACACAAACAATGAATTTTTTGCATCCTCTCCAGTTACCAATAACTATGATGGTATCTGCAAAACTATAGTAGAGACACAAGGTTATACGTGTGAAGAACATACG GTTACAACAGATGATGGCTACATCTTGAGCCTGCAGAGGATCCCGGTAGGGAGGTCCGGTAAGAAAGCGGACAAGCCTCCTGTATTAATCCAACATGGTATCTTTTCT GACGCTGCAGTATGGTTGTTCAATTCTCCAGAAGAATCATTGGGATTTATTTTAGCAGATATTGGATTTGATGTGTGGCTTATCAATGGTCGAGGCACAAAATATAGCACCAACCACACATCACTAAGTCCCAATGACATG GCTTACTGGGATTGGTCATGGGATGAATTAGCCGGTTATGATCTACCTGCTTCAGCACAATATGTGTACAACCATACTGGTCAAAAAATGCATTATGTCGGTCATTCTCAG GGAACTTTGATAgcttttgctgctttttctCAAGGAAAGCTTCTTAATGTATTTAGATCGGCTGCATTACTTAGTCCAATTGCTCATATGACTCAAATTCCTTCCGAGTTAACAAAAATTGCTGCTCAACTCTTTTTAGCTAAT GATATATATTGGTTAGGTCTCCGTGAATTCGTTCCACATGC GGATATTGGAATAAAACTTTTGGATGGTATCTGCACTATTCTATCCCTCAACTGCACAAATCGCTTATTGCCATTATTCACAG GTCCAAATTGCTGCATAAATTCTTCTAAGGTTGATTCCTATCTTGACCATGAACCACAACCAACAGCAACAAAGAACTTGATCCATTTTTCTCAAT TGATCAGAAAAGGACAAATATCAAAGtatgattatgttgatgaagCACAAAATTTACAACACTATGGACAAAGGGTTCCTCCAACTTATGACGTGACCAAAATCCCTAGTGAATTCCCCCTTTTTCTCAGCTATGGAGGGAAAGATACTCTATCTGATGTACAAGATGTGAAGGTTTTGTTCAATGAACTCAATAATGACCATGATGCTAGCAACCGTGTGGTATTGTTTAAGGATGATTATGCACATCTTGATTTTATATTGGGTGATAATGCTAAACAAGTCGTTTATGATCCCATGATAGCTTTTTTCAACGCTCATTGA